In Candidatus Polarisedimenticolia bacterium, the DNA window CTTTGGGAGCAGGCGGAGGAGTGGCGCATCGGCCGGGACTTCCTGTATCGATCCGGGGCGGACGGGGACCGGATCCTGGCGGCGGGACGGATGCCCAACCTGCTTCTCGGGGCGGCGCTCGCCGGGCTGACGGGGTGGTGGGCTTTTCGTCTGTGGGGCCGCGGCGCCTCGATCCTGGCTCTGAGCCTGGCCGTCTTCGAGCCGAACCTGATCGCCCATGCGGCGCTGGTGACCACCGACCTGGGGGCGGCTCTCTTCATCTTTCTCACCGTGTATCTTCTCTGGGAGCATGCCAAGGCCCCTTCCTGGCCCCGCATTCTCGGCGCCGGCGCTTCCGCGGGGCTGGCTTTGGGATCGAAATACTCCACCGTGATCCTCGCGGGGATTCTCGCGGCGGTCACGGTGCTGCTGGCCCTCACGGGAGGAACCCTGGCGGGCGGAAAGCCGGGGAAGAAGCTGAAAGGGGCGGGGCCGCGCCTGCTCCAGTCTTTTCCCCCGCTGCTCGCCGCCGCCCTGGTCGCGCTGGCGGCCGTCCTCTCGGTCTATTTCTTCCAAGGGCTGGGCACCTGGTGGACCGGTCTGAACCGCGTCCTGACGCATCAGGAGGCCGGGCACCAGGCGTTTTTCCTGGGGGAGTATTCGACCGAAGGGTGGGTGAGCTACTTTCCGGTCGCCTTGCTGATCAAGACCCCGGTCGGATCGCTGCTGCTCATCGCCGCCTCCCTGCTGCTCTTCCGGCAAGGCCAGGCCATGACGCGGCGCGAGGCGATCTTCCTGCTCGCACCGGCGGCGCTCCTGGTGGCCGCGGCGATGCGGGGAAGGATCAACATCGGGCTCCGGCACATCCTTCCCGTCTATCCCTTTCTCTTCGTCGTCGCGTCGCGCCTGGCGACGCTGCGCTTCAGGACTCCCTGGCGGAGGGCGCTGGCGCTGGGGCTTCCGGTGGCGGCGACGGCGCTCTCCTCGCTGCACGCCGCGCCGCACCAGATCGCTTATTTCAACGAGCTGGTGGGCGGCCCGGGGAACGGCTACCGCTACCTGAGCGATTCCAACATCGACTGGGGGCAGGATCTCAAGGGAGTGAAGGAATTCATGGAGCGCGAGAGGCTGCCGATGATCTACCTCTCTTATTTCGGGAACGCCCCGCCGGAGGCGTACGGGATCCGCTATCAATACGTGCCTGCCTTCGGCCACCTCGAGCGGCCGCCCGCCGATCTTCTGCCGCCGGGAGGCGGGCGGGAGGTCCTCGCCATCAGCGTCAACAGCCTCCAGGCGGTCCACTTCGAGGACAAGAATCTGTTTCGCTGGCTCTACGCCAGGAAACCGATCGAGAAGATCGGCTACTCGATCTACGCCTACGACCTGACGGGGGACGCCGAGGCCCACTTGCGCCTCGCCGAGGTCTACGCCAAAGCGGGGCCGAAAGCTTTCGCGGTCCCGGAGCTGCGGCGCGTCCTGGCGATCGATCCGGCGAACGCCGAAGCCGCCCGGCTCATGGCGCTGCTTTCCGGCCCCCCTCAGCCCTGATCCCCGTCAATTCGACAGCTCATCGAGGACCGCCCGGGCCTCGGGATCGAGGCCTCCGGCGATCAGCGAATCGGCGCGCCGAAGCCGCTGCGCCGCCTCCTCGCGCCGCCCGGTCCGCGCCAGGAGAAGCCCCAGGCTGCGCAGCAGAGGAGGGGAGTTGGGCGAAGCGGCCAGCGCGATGCGCAGCTCCGCCTCGGCGGTGGCGAGATCGCCGGCCGCCTCGGACGCGAGCGCCAGGTTGGCGTGATACGAGGCGTTCGCCGGATCGAGCGACAGCGCCTTCCGGTAGGCCTCGGCCGCTTCCCCCGCCCGGCTCATCGCGAGCAGGCTGGCGCCGAGGTTGTTGTAGAGGGCGGCCGCTTCTCCCGTCGAGCGAATCCTCTGGCGATACAGCTCGACCGCCTCGGCGTGGCGCCCGGCGCGATCCAGGGCGTATCCCAGATTCAGGGCGAATCGCAGCTCTCCGGAGAGGGCGACGGCCCGCCGGTACTCGGCGATCGCTTCGGCCGCGCGTCCGAGCCGGAGCAGGACCCCTCCCCGGTTGTAAGGAGGATCGGCCCAATCGCGCGCGAGCGACTCGGCACGCCGGTAGGCGGCTTCCGCGCCGCGCAGGTCGGCATGCTCCTCGAGAAAGACGCCGAGGTTGAATTGGGCCTTGGCGCTGCGCGGGGCGTCCCGCGCGGTGGCCAGGGCGAAGGACGCGTCATCGTGCCAGACGCGGTTCCGCGCCGCCGTTCTGGCGGCGAAGGCGAGCAGCAGCGCCGTTCCCAGGAGGAGCGCCAGGCGGCCCTTTCTCCGATGCAGCCGGGAGAACAGGGCGCCACCCAGCAGGCAGAAGCCGACCGACGGGAGGTAGAGAAGCCGCTCGCCGAAGATCGTCCCGATCAGGAACGGGAGATTCGAGACCGGCAGGAGCGCGGCGGCCCACCAGAGCAGCGCGACGGCGACCAGCCGGAACCGGCTCCAGGCGAGGACGGCGAGGACGGCGGCCGCCGAAAGGATGGCCAGCGACGCGACCAGCCTCGGATCCAGGATCCCGGTCGTCAGGGGGATCTGATCCCGCGAGTAATCGGCCGAAAGATGAAAAGGCCAGAGGAGCAGCCCGAGGTATTTTCCGGTCGTGATCAGGGCCGTGAGGCGCGACGTCACGAAGCCGGCGCCGGCGAGCGGATTGTCGAGTGTCCGGATGTCGCTGCGGGCCAGCGCGCCGAGGACCGCGACCCGCGCCGCCAGATAGAGCGCCGCCGTCGCCGCATACGAGGCGTATGCCTTCAACCGCCGGGCGCCGCCGGCGCGGGGCGGAAAGCCCGCGTCGGCGAGGAGCATCAATCCCGGAAGCACCAGGGCGTTCTCCTTGGAGAGAAGCGCGGCGAAGAAGCAGGCGGCGGCCGCCGGGACGAGCGCTGCCGCCCCCGGCGGCTCGGAGAGGGCCCGGCGATGGAGCAGGAGCGCGGCGAGGGCGAACCCCGCCCCAAGGAGCTCCGACCTGCCCACCACCGGCGCGACCGCCTCGGAGTGGACGGGGTGGATCGCGAAGAGCAGCGCCGCGGCCCAGGCGGCGGAGGGGGGGCCGCCGAAGGCCAGCGCCACGCGGTAGACCAGCCAACAGACCCAGGCCTGCAGAAGGAGGTTCGCCAGGTGGTAGCCGAAAGGCCGCAACCCGCCGAAGAGGTGATTCATCGCGAAGCTGGCCACGACGAGCGGGCGGTACAGCTCCGGGACGGAGCGGTCCCGGGTGGTCCAATAGCCTGACGCGAAGATGCGCCCCAGATTACCGGGATCGCGAATCAGCAGGTTCTGCGCCACCAGCGGCTTGTCGTCGTGGACGAAGCCGCCGAGGAGGGAGTTGCCGTAGACGAGAAAGGTGATCGCCAGGAGGATGAGAGCAGGGGAAAGTCCTTTTTTTCCCGGCATGAAGCAGGGGGCCTCCGCAGCGTGGCGAAGCCTATCGCAGCGCCGTTGCTTCGGCAACCGGGCCGTCTTTCGCGGCCTGGGACCGTGTGATAGCATCCGCGCATGTCGAGCTCCGGCAGGCCCAGCGAAGGAAGTCCGCGCTGGCAGACAGCTCTCGGCCCGCTTCTCCTCGGCGCCGCGTTCCTCCTTCCCCTCGTGATCATGGGCGGCAAGTCGGCCACGTTTGACGAGGTGGCCCACCTGCCGGCCGGCTATTCGTATTGGAAGACCCACGACATTCGGATCAACCCGCAGCACCCGCCGCTGATCAAGGAGCTTTGCGCCCTGCCGCTGCTCTTCCTCGACGTCGTGATGCCCGTCGACGCCGCGACGCTGGCGAAATCTCAGGTGCCGCTCACGTTCCAGTGGGGATTCGGCAAGCGCTTCCTTTACACCCAGGACGCCGATCGGATCCTGTTTTGGGGCCGCGTCCCGGCGGTGCTGCTGTCGCTGGGCCTCGCGGCGCTGGTCATGGTCTGGGCGGGACGGCTCTGGGGCGGCGCCGGCGCGCTTCTCGCCCTGTTTCTCTACGTTTTCGATCCGACGGTGACGGCGCACGCACAGCTGGTGACGACCGACGTGGGGCTCGCCTTCTTCGCCACGCTGTTTCTCTTCGCGTTGCGGCGCGCCCTCGATTCTCCTTCCGTGCCGCGGCTGATCCTGTCGGGAGCGGCCCTCGGGCTGGCGCTGGGCGCGAAGTTCTCCGCGGTGATCCTGATTCCGATCGCCGCCCTGCTCGCCGGCCTGGCGGCCTGGCGCGGCGCGCCTAGATCGGCTCCCTCTCAGGGGTCGAAACAAAAGGCCGGCGAAGGCGGGCGGCGCGCCGCGAGCCCTCCCAAGCCGGGCTCCGCGAGGGCGCTTCCGGGAGGAACGCCGCTCGGAAGAGTCGCTTTCTCCCTGGGCGGGGTCGCGGCGATGACCGCGATCGCCTTCCTGGTGGTTTGGGCCCTCTACTTCTTCCCCGGCGATCCCCTTTTCTACCTCAAGGGATACCAAGTCGTGAACCGGGACCACGATCCCAACTACCTCCCGTATCTCCTCGGGGAGCTGCGGCCGGGAGGCTGGCGCTCTTACCTCCTGATCGCCTACCTGGTGAAGACGCCGATTCCGACGCTGCTGATCCTCGCCGCCTCGGTCGTGGTGTTCTTGCGCGGCCGCCGGGCGTCCTTCATCGACGAGGCTTTTCTCCTCGTTCCGGGGCTGGCGTTCTTCGCCGGCTACTCGCTGACTGCCGACAACCTGGGGGTGCGCTACCTGATCCCCTGCTTTCCCTTCTTCTTCATCTTCGCTGCCCGGCTCGTCCCCGCGGCCGCCGCCGGGCGGCGCCTGGCGAAAGGGGCGCTGGCGGCGGCGCTCGTCTGGATCCTCGTCGAATTCGCCGCCGTCTGGCCGGATCATCTTTCGTACTTCAACGAGATCACGGGGATCCCGCCGCGCGGGACGGAGTGGCTCGACGACTCGAACGTCGACTGGGGGCAGGGATTGATCCAGCTGCGGGACTATCTCGGCGAGCATCCGATGGAAGGGTACCGCTTCTGCTACTTCGGCAGCGGCGAGCCTTCCTACTACCGGATTCAAGGGACGCCCATCTCCGTCCGGGCGCTGGCCTCCCCCCCGGCGCCGGGGAGCTACATCCTCAGCGCGCATTGCGTCGCCCGCGCCCGCGCCGAGCTGGTCCGGCTCTACGGCGAAGGAGCGGGGAACTGGCTATCGCACCGGAAGCCGGCCGCGGTGGTGGGGCACGCCTATTACGTTTATCAGGTTCATTGAATTGATTTGAGTGTTAGGAGGCTTGGATCAGGACGGCGGTGACGTTGTCCCAGCCGCCGTTCTGGTTGGCCAGGGCGACGAGGGACCGGCAGGCTTCGCTCGGGTCGGGATGTTTCTCCACCGTCTTGAGGATCGCCTCGTCCTCGACCATGGAGCTCAGGCCGTCGGAGCACAGGAGAATCCGGTCGCCCGGCTTGAGCGGGGTCTCGCTCAGCTCGACGTGCAGCTCCTCGCTGCTCCCCACGGCGCGGGTCAGGATGTTCCGGGCCGGGTGCTTCTCCGCTTCCGCGCGGCTCATGAAGCCCTTCTCCACCTGCTCGTTGACGAACGTGTGATCGCGGGTGAGCTGGCGAATCTTGTGGTCCCGGATGAGATAGGCGCGGGAGTCTCCCACGTGGCCGATGTAGCAGGCGTCGTCCGCGACGACGGCGGTCACGACGGTCGTGCCCATCCCCCGCGTGTCCTCCTTCGCCTGCATGTGCTGGACGATCTCCCGGTTCGCCAGCTTGATGGCCGCCTGAATCCGGTTCTGTCCCGCCGAGAGGTTCTCGTCGAACTCGAACGGCCAGGTGATCTCCGAGTCGTCGTCAGAGATCCGCATGAAGTCCTGAATCGTGTCGACGGCCAGCTTCGAGGCAACCTCGCCCGCCACATGCCCCCCCATCCCGTCCGCCACGATGAACAGGCCCCGCTCCGGATCGATGTGGTAGCTGTCCTCGTTCGTCTTCCGCTTCCTCCCCACGTCGGAGAGGCCGGCCGCCGTCACCTTCATATCCGGACCCTTTCCTCGGGACTCAGCTCCTCCAGCTTGGCCCGCGCCGCCTGGTTCGTCGGCTCCTTGGAGAGGACCGCCTTCAATTCCATCACCGCTTCCTTGACCTCGCTCCCTTCGGAGAGGGTGAACGCCAGGTTCAGCCGCGCCGCCAGGTAGTCGGGGTTGCAGTCGATCGCCTGCCGAAACTGCGCGATCGCGGCCGGTCTTACGCCCAACTCGCCGAAGGCCACTCCGAGGTAGTTGTGGACGTCGGCGAAGCGCGGGTTGAACAGGACGGCCTGGCCGAGGTCCTCGGCGGCCGCCTCGAAGCGGCCCGCCTGCAGGGCCTTCAGCCCCCGGCGGTAATGATACGCGAAACTCTGAGGCCGGCGCTGGAAGGCGTCGCGCATGCGCTCGGCCGTTTCCGCCAAATCGCCGCGGGACGCGGCTTCCAGCGCCCCGCGGTAGGGCTCTTCGATGGCGGAGAGCATCAGGGCGCGGACCTGCTCGAATTCGGCGAGGGCCTCCTGCGTCCGGGCGCAGGACAGCAGGGTGAAGGCGAGCTGGACGTGCGCCTCCTGGTACGCCGGGTGCGCCTCGACGGCGCGGCGGAACGCGACCACCGCCTCCTCCATCTCGCCCAGCCGGACGCGCAGCTGCCCGACACGGAAATGGAGATCGGGGTATTCGGGGGAATCGGCGATCGCCGACTCGTAGCACTCGATGGCGCGGCGCAGATCGCCCGACTCCTCCGCCCCTTCCCCGGCGGTGATGTGCGTCTGCGTGAGGTAGTACCGGGTCATCTTGAGGTCAGCCTCGTCCAGCTTCTCCGGGGTTTGCAGCGCCTTCGCAAAGAACTCGATCGCCTGCTTGAACTCGTTGCGATAGAAGTGATAGATGCCCGACTTGAGGTGATAGTTTCCCAGATGGCTGCGCACGCTCTTGAGCAGTCGCATGATCTACTTCCTTTTTCCCTTTTCCGCCGGTTTCGTGCGGAGGTCGAAGAGCCGCTTGGCCGATCGACGGATGACCTCGGGGATGTTCTTGTCGGTGCCGAGGTTCTTGAGGTCCTTGTTGACGAGCCGGTTGAGCATTGTCAAGGAGATTCCCGTGGGAGTCCGCGGGTTGCGCACCAGGGAGTGGGCCACCCCGTAGGACTTCGTCCAGTCGCGGTGCGTCCCGATGATCCGGAGCACTTCGTCGTTCACGTTGCGCAGGTTGGCGTAGTTTTCGATCTCCTGCTCGTTGAGCTTGGGGCTCTTCAGGACGGTCGTCGAGACGATCCGGCTCGGATCGCGGAT includes these proteins:
- a CDS encoding phospholipid carrier-dependent glycosyltransferase: MKNSAKRRLHAVLFGALLALFLIQGLWFIRANSQTSDEAVHLTAGYSYLARRDFRLNPEHPPLIKELCALPLTFLYRLPFQPDARLWEQAEEWRIGRDFLYRSGADGDRILAAGRMPNLLLGAALAGLTGWWAFRLWGRGASILALSLAVFEPNLIAHAALVTTDLGAALFIFLTVYLLWEHAKAPSWPRILGAGASAGLALGSKYSTVILAGILAAVTVLLALTGGTLAGGKPGKKLKGAGPRLLQSFPPLLAAALVALAAVLSVYFFQGLGTWWTGLNRVLTHQEAGHQAFFLGEYSTEGWVSYFPVALLIKTPVGSLLLIAASLLLFRQGQAMTRREAIFLLAPAALLVAAAMRGRINIGLRHILPVYPFLFVVASRLATLRFRTPWRRALALGLPVAATALSSLHAAPHQIAYFNELVGGPGNGYRYLSDSNIDWGQDLKGVKEFMERERLPMIYLSYFGNAPPEAYGIRYQYVPAFGHLERPPADLLPPGGGREVLAISVNSLQAVHFEDKNLFRWLYARKPIEKIGYSIYAYDLTGDAEAHLRLAEVYAKAGPKAFAVPELRRVLAIDPANAEAARLMALLSGPPQP
- a CDS encoding DUF1736 domain-containing protein; its protein translation is MPGKKGLSPALILLAITFLVYGNSLLGGFVHDDKPLVAQNLLIRDPGNLGRIFASGYWTTRDRSVPELYRPLVVASFAMNHLFGGLRPFGYHLANLLLQAWVCWLVYRVALAFGGPPSAAWAAALLFAIHPVHSEAVAPVVGRSELLGAGFALAALLLHRRALSEPPGAAALVPAAAACFFAALLSKENALVLPGLMLLADAGFPPRAGGARRLKAYASYAATAALYLAARVAVLGALARSDIRTLDNPLAGAGFVTSRLTALITTGKYLGLLLWPFHLSADYSRDQIPLTTGILDPRLVASLAILSAAAVLAVLAWSRFRLVAVALLWWAAALLPVSNLPFLIGTIFGERLLYLPSVGFCLLGGALFSRLHRRKGRLALLLGTALLLAFAARTAARNRVWHDDASFALATARDAPRSAKAQFNLGVFLEEHADLRGAEAAYRRAESLARDWADPPYNRGGVLLRLGRAAEAIAEYRRAVALSGELRFALNLGYALDRAGRHAEAVELYRQRIRSTGEAAALYNNLGASLLAMSRAGEAAEAYRKALSLDPANASYHANLALASEAAGDLATAEAELRIALAASPNSPPLLRSLGLLLARTGRREEAAQRLRRADSLIAGGLDPEARAVLDELSN
- a CDS encoding glycosyltransferase family 39 protein, producing MSSSGRPSEGSPRWQTALGPLLLGAAFLLPLVIMGGKSATFDEVAHLPAGYSYWKTHDIRINPQHPPLIKELCALPLLFLDVVMPVDAATLAKSQVPLTFQWGFGKRFLYTQDADRILFWGRVPAVLLSLGLAALVMVWAGRLWGGAGALLALFLYVFDPTVTAHAQLVTTDVGLAFFATLFLFALRRALDSPSVPRLILSGAALGLALGAKFSAVILIPIAALLAGLAAWRGAPRSAPSQGSKQKAGEGGRRAASPPKPGSARALPGGTPLGRVAFSLGGVAAMTAIAFLVVWALYFFPGDPLFYLKGYQVVNRDHDPNYLPYLLGELRPGGWRSYLLIAYLVKTPIPTLLILAASVVVFLRGRRASFIDEAFLLVPGLAFFAGYSLTADNLGVRYLIPCFPFFFIFAARLVPAAAAGRRLAKGALAAALVWILVEFAAVWPDHLSYFNEITGIPPRGTEWLDDSNVDWGQGLIQLRDYLGEHPMEGYRFCYFGSGEPSYYRIQGTPISVRALASPPAPGSYILSAHCVARARAELVRLYGEGAGNWLSHRKPAAVVGHAYYVYQVH
- a CDS encoding Stp1/IreP family PP2C-type Ser/Thr phosphatase translates to MKVTAAGLSDVGRKRKTNEDSYHIDPERGLFIVADGMGGHVAGEVASKLAVDTIQDFMRISDDDSEITWPFEFDENLSAGQNRIQAAIKLANREIVQHMQAKEDTRGMGTTVVTAVVADDACYIGHVGDSRAYLIRDHKIRQLTRDHTFVNEQVEKGFMSRAEAEKHPARNILTRAVGSSEELHVELSETPLKPGDRILLCSDGLSSMVEDEAILKTVEKHPDPSEACRSLVALANQNGGWDNVTAVLIQAS
- a CDS encoding tetratricopeptide repeat protein is translated as MRLLKSVRSHLGNYHLKSGIYHFYRNEFKQAIEFFAKALQTPEKLDEADLKMTRYYLTQTHITAGEGAEESGDLRRAIECYESAIADSPEYPDLHFRVGQLRVRLGEMEEAVVAFRRAVEAHPAYQEAHVQLAFTLLSCARTQEALAEFEQVRALMLSAIEEPYRGALEAASRGDLAETAERMRDAFQRRPQSFAYHYRRGLKALQAGRFEAAAEDLGQAVLFNPRFADVHNYLGVAFGELGVRPAAIAQFRQAIDCNPDYLAARLNLAFTLSEGSEVKEAVMELKAVLSKEPTNQAARAKLEELSPEERVRI